From a region of the uncultured Draconibacterium sp. genome:
- the bla gene encoding subclass B1 metallo-beta-lactamase codes for MSYKNIFLLFVGIISITLCYAQTDDKIVIDENIQLLHLQDSVFVHITFDELENFGRFSSNGLVIIRNGHALMIDTPMDNEKTEKLTSYIQNSFSAKVEKLIACHFHNDCLGGVSFLKSIGVESIANCMTIDKCKELGIPEPSTAFTDSLISDFYGEPIECRYFGAGHTFDNITVWLPTEKILFGGCLVKSANSPNLGNLSDAVVEDWETTVREVKTKYPDAKIIVPGHGALGGPELLSHTIDLVAIEKNK; via the coding sequence ATGAGCTACAAAAACATCTTCCTGTTATTCGTTGGAATAATTTCAATCACCTTATGTTACGCACAAACCGACGACAAAATTGTGATTGATGAGAATATCCAACTATTGCATCTTCAGGATTCTGTTTTCGTACATATTACTTTTGACGAACTGGAAAATTTTGGCCGCTTTTCTTCCAATGGTTTGGTAATTATCCGAAACGGACATGCCCTGATGATTGACACTCCGATGGACAATGAGAAAACTGAAAAGCTTACGTCATATATTCAGAATTCGTTCTCGGCTAAAGTGGAAAAACTTATCGCCTGCCATTTTCACAACGATTGTTTGGGCGGTGTATCCTTCCTTAAAAGTATTGGAGTGGAATCTATTGCCAATTGTATGACCATCGACAAATGTAAAGAATTGGGAATCCCGGAGCCGTCAACTGCTTTCACCGACTCACTTATTTCTGATTTTTACGGCGAACCAATTGAATGCCGTTACTTTGGTGCCGGACATACATTTGACAACATTACGGTTTGGCTTCCCACGGAAAAAATTCTGTTTGGTGGCTGCCTGGTAAAATCGGCCAATTCGCCAAATCTCGGTAATCTCAGCGATGCTGTTGTTGAGGATTGGGAAACAACGGTTCGTGAGGTAAAAACAAAATATCCTGATGCAAAAATTATAGTTCCCGGACATGGTGCTTTGGGAGGACCAGAGCTGTTGAGTCACACTATAGATTTGGTTGCTATAGAGAAAAACAAATAA
- the uvrA gene encoding excinuclease ABC subunit UvrA translates to MTKKKVETDTEVQLAELESEGKIIVQGARVHNLRNIDVDIPRNKLTVITGLSGSGKSSLAFDTIYAEGQRRYIETFSAYARSFLGNMERPDVDKITGLSPVISIEQKVTTRNPRSTVGTVTEIYDFLRLLYARAGEAFSYNTGEKMVKYTEEKIINLIKSDFAGKRINILAPVVKGRKGHYRELFEQIRRKGFLTARIDGELTELMHNHKVDRYKNHFIEILIDKLVVDEASTKRLKDSVQTAMKHGHGILMILDHDTNEAKYYSRLLMCPTTGISYNEPAPHNFSFNSPQGACPKCNGLGRVTEIDLDKIMPEKDKSIHKGGIAPLGPFKNTLIFWQIEALGEKHGFTLKTPVKDIPEEGLNEVLFGTNDRIQLKNTPLGNSLNYMMSYDGVIKYIDNQREESTSKTAQKWANQFVKTIECPECKGMRLKNESLHFKIDEKNISELAQMDLDELGEWLNGLEDRISERQLKIGVEVIKEIRDRLGFMLGVGLNYLALDRTAQSLSGGESQRIRLATQIGSQLVNVLYILDEPSIGLHHRDNLKLIHALEQLRDSGNSVIVVEHDRDTMLHADHLIDMGPHAGRHGGEVVAAGTPQEVLKSNSLTADYLNDRKKIEVPAVRRNGKSDILKITGCSGNNLNNVTVEIPLGKFICVTGVSGSGKSTLINETLQPILSQHFYKSLKDPLPYKKVEGLELIDKVIRVDQSPIGRTPRSNPVTYTNVFGDIRSLFAQLPEAKIRGYKPGRFSFNVKGGRCEECQGGGLKLIEMNFLPDVYVHCDKCNGKRYNRETLEVRYKGKSISDVLNMTINQGVEFFEHIPSIANKLSTLQDVGLGYITLGQSSTTLSGGESQRVKLAAELAKRDTGKTIYILDEPTTGLHFEDVRVLLEVLNKLVEKGNTVIVIEHNMDVIKVADHIIDIGPEGGKHGGKILCTGTPEEVCKNKKSHTAKYLKQELGL, encoded by the coding sequence ATGACAAAAAAGAAAGTAGAAACAGATACTGAAGTGCAACTGGCGGAGCTTGAATCGGAAGGGAAGATCATCGTTCAGGGAGCCCGTGTGCACAACCTCCGAAACATTGATGTTGATATTCCGCGAAATAAACTTACCGTTATAACCGGATTAAGTGGGAGTGGAAAATCATCGCTGGCATTCGACACGATTTATGCCGAAGGGCAGCGCCGATACATCGAAACGTTTTCGGCTTATGCGCGCTCATTTTTAGGAAATATGGAACGCCCCGATGTGGATAAGATAACCGGATTGAGTCCGGTAATTTCCATCGAACAAAAAGTAACCACCCGAAATCCGCGATCGACAGTTGGTACGGTAACCGAAATCTACGACTTTTTACGTTTGTTGTATGCCCGCGCCGGCGAAGCATTTTCGTACAACACCGGCGAAAAAATGGTGAAGTACACCGAAGAAAAGATCATTAATCTGATTAAAAGTGATTTTGCCGGTAAACGCATCAATATTCTCGCACCAGTGGTAAAAGGCCGTAAAGGGCATTACCGCGAGCTGTTTGAGCAAATTCGCCGAAAAGGATTCCTGACAGCACGTATTGATGGTGAATTAACTGAACTGATGCACAACCATAAGGTTGACCGTTACAAAAACCACTTTATCGAGATACTGATCGATAAGCTGGTGGTTGACGAAGCCAGTACAAAACGCCTTAAAGACAGTGTGCAGACTGCCATGAAACACGGGCACGGAATTCTGATGATCCTCGATCACGATACCAACGAAGCCAAATATTACAGCCGTTTATTGATGTGTCCGACTACCGGTATCTCGTACAACGAACCGGCACCGCATAATTTCTCTTTCAACTCGCCACAGGGCGCTTGTCCAAAGTGTAACGGGCTTGGTCGCGTTACCGAGATTGACCTCGACAAGATTATGCCCGAGAAGGATAAAAGTATTCACAAAGGAGGAATTGCGCCACTTGGGCCATTTAAAAACACACTTATTTTCTGGCAGATCGAGGCCTTGGGAGAGAAACATGGTTTCACGTTAAAAACGCCGGTAAAAGATATTCCTGAAGAAGGACTGAACGAAGTGTTGTTTGGTACCAACGATCGCATTCAGCTAAAAAATACACCGCTTGGTAACAGCCTGAACTACATGATGAGTTACGACGGGGTGATAAAATACATCGACAATCAGCGTGAAGAGAGTACATCGAAAACGGCACAGAAATGGGCCAACCAGTTTGTAAAAACTATCGAGTGCCCCGAGTGTAAAGGCATGCGCCTGAAAAATGAATCGTTGCATTTTAAAATCGATGAAAAGAACATTTCGGAGTTAGCGCAAATGGATCTCGATGAATTGGGAGAATGGCTCAATGGTTTGGAAGACCGTATTTCAGAACGTCAGTTAAAAATTGGTGTAGAGGTGATCAAAGAAATCCGCGACCGCCTTGGTTTTATGTTGGGCGTTGGATTAAATTACCTGGCCCTCGACCGTACTGCTCAAAGCCTCTCGGGAGGAGAATCGCAGCGTATTCGTTTGGCAACACAAATTGGCTCGCAGCTGGTAAACGTGCTTTATATTCTCGATGAGCCAAGTATTGGGCTGCACCACCGCGATAACCTGAAACTAATTCATGCACTGGAGCAACTGCGCGACTCGGGTAACTCGGTAATTGTAGTGGAACACGACCGCGATACGATGTTGCATGCCGACCACCTGATTGATATGGGGCCGCATGCCGGTCGCCATGGTGGCGAAGTAGTGGCAGCGGGAACACCGCAGGAAGTGTTGAAATCGAATTCGCTGACGGCCGATTACCTCAACGACAGAAAAAAAATTGAAGTGCCTGCAGTGCGTAGAAACGGGAAGTCAGATATTTTAAAAATCACCGGTTGTTCGGGTAATAACCTGAATAATGTAACGGTTGAAATTCCGCTGGGGAAATTTATCTGTGTTACAGGAGTTTCCGGCTCGGGAAAATCGACGCTGATAAACGAAACGCTACAGCCAATTTTAAGCCAGCATTTTTATAAATCGCTAAAAGATCCGCTGCCCTACAAAAAGGTGGAAGGACTGGAACTGATCGATAAAGTTATTCGTGTGGATCAGTCGCCGATTGGCCGCACGCCACGCTCGAACCCGGTTACATATACCAATGTTTTTGGCGACATCAGAAGTTTGTTTGCTCAGTTGCCTGAGGCCAAAATCCGTGGTTATAAACCCGGTCGCTTTTCATTCAACGTAAAAGGCGGACGCTGCGAAGAATGTCAGGGTGGAGGATTGAAACTCATTGAGATGAACTTTCTGCCTGATGTGTATGTGCACTGCGATAAGTGCAATGGCAAACGCTACAACCGCGAAACGCTTGAAGTGCGCTACAAGGGAAAATCCATCAGCGATGTGCTGAATATGACTATTAATCAGGGTGTGGAGTTTTTCGAGCATATTCCATCAATCGCCAATAAGCTGAGTACTTTGCAGGATGTTGGTTTGGGCTACATCACGCTGGGACAGTCGTCAACTACACTTTCGGGTGGTGAATCGCAACGTGTGAAACTGGCGGCCGAGCTGGCAAAACGCGACACCGGGAAAACCATTTATATTCTGGATGAACCTACAACAGGTCTGCATTTCGAAGATGTACGTGTGCTACTTGAAGTACTGAATAAGTTGGTGGAAAAAGGAAATACCGTAATCGTTATCGAGCACAATATGGATGTTATAAAAGTTGCCGATCACATTATCGATATTGGCCCGGAAGGCGGAAAACATGGGGGCAAAATTCTCTGTACCGGAACACCTGAAGAGGTCTGCAAAAACAAAAAATCACACACCGCTAAATACCTGAAACAAGAGTTGGGATTGTAA
- a CDS encoding NAD(P)/FAD-dependent oxidoreductase translates to MKNKKKIVVVGGGFAGLELVKRLGNSTDYQVVLVDSNNYNFFPPLIYQVSTGFMEPSAISYPFRKILRKFKNAGFRLGSLEKVVPEENKVILSNGEMEYDILVMATGTETNFFGNKNIERESLPMKTISDSLSLRNVILTRLDRATRIPDEEERKKHLTFVIAGAGPTGVELSGILAEMRSSIIIKDYPELKKTDLGEISLIDGQASVLAPMSEHAQKYTTKKLSELGVNLIMNTMVKDFHDETVYLSNGKEIPSKNLIWAAGVSAKTFPGFSDECFGAGKRLKTNQFNQVQSYDNIYALGDCALVLGDKDYPKGHPQLAQPALQQAKNLAENLMRKDNKWKPFQYTDKGSLAIIGRNKAVLDFPGQKHSVKGFSAWLIWIFVHIMGLVNFKNKTRTLYNWLGYYIYKDQYFRMIIKPTERDNK, encoded by the coding sequence ATGAAAAACAAGAAAAAGATTGTTGTTGTGGGAGGAGGATTTGCAGGTTTGGAACTTGTAAAAAGATTAGGGAATTCAACCGACTACCAGGTTGTTTTGGTCGACAGCAACAACTATAATTTCTTTCCACCTTTAATCTACCAGGTATCAACCGGTTTTATGGAACCGTCGGCAATAAGTTATCCGTTTCGTAAAATTCTGCGAAAATTTAAAAACGCCGGTTTTCGACTTGGCTCTCTTGAAAAAGTTGTACCCGAAGAAAACAAAGTAATACTCAGCAACGGCGAGATGGAATATGATATTTTAGTAATGGCAACCGGTACGGAGACAAACTTTTTTGGGAACAAAAACATTGAGCGAGAAAGTTTGCCAATGAAAACCATAAGCGATTCATTGTCGCTCCGAAATGTTATTCTAACCCGCCTTGACCGCGCTACAAGAATACCCGATGAAGAAGAGCGGAAAAAACACCTGACATTTGTTATTGCAGGTGCAGGACCTACCGGAGTTGAGCTTTCGGGTATATTAGCCGAGATGAGAAGTTCAATTATTATAAAGGATTATCCGGAATTAAAGAAAACAGATCTTGGAGAAATTAGCCTGATTGACGGACAAGCATCCGTATTAGCCCCCATGTCGGAACATGCCCAGAAGTACACCACCAAAAAATTATCGGAATTGGGTGTAAATTTAATCATGAATACAATGGTAAAGGATTTTCACGACGAAACCGTGTATTTATCCAATGGCAAAGAAATTCCATCAAAAAACCTGATTTGGGCAGCCGGAGTTTCTGCTAAAACTTTTCCGGGTTTTTCTGACGAATGTTTTGGAGCGGGCAAACGATTAAAAACGAACCAATTTAATCAAGTCCAGTCCTACGATAATATTTATGCGTTAGGAGACTGTGCACTGGTGCTCGGCGATAAAGATTATCCCAAAGGACACCCGCAATTGGCGCAACCGGCGCTACAACAGGCAAAAAATCTGGCCGAAAACTTAATGCGGAAAGACAATAAGTGGAAGCCATTTCAATACACCGACAAAGGCTCGCTGGCAATAATCGGAAGAAATAAAGCAGTGCTTGATTTTCCGGGGCAGAAACATTCTGTAAAAGGTTTTAGCGCCTGGCTTATTTGGATTTTTGTGCACATTATGGGACTGGTAAATTTTAAAAACAAAACAAGAACCTTGTATAACTGGTTGGGGTACTACATATACAAAGACCAATATTTCAGAATGATTATTAAACCAACAGAAAGAGACAACAAATAA
- a CDS encoding nucleoside kinase, producing MRDVEIYCRNTHMTHTYPMGTSLLEISKDLNIKLQNQVCGAIVNHQVKELSFCVVKPKHIEFIDFTHPDGIRMYIRSLIFVLYAAVKEVFPHVAFKVQNGISGGYFCELQGLEREISDSDIFSIKQEMNALIEADIPFVKKGIITSHAVDLLVKQGLEDKAQLFEQQGRMYSYLYFLNDLGDYFYGNLLPSTGYISNYGLVPYFDGLLVQVPKRKHFKKLHKVVYNDKLFEIFQEQKDWAEILNVSTIGSLNDFALQNRSGDIIKISEALHEKKIAEIANQISARGNGTKVVLVAGPSASGKTTFSKRLGVQLAVNGMRPYQVSLDDYFVDREHTPKDEHGEYDFEALEAIDIEFFNHQLIELFEGKEVRLPKFDFHSGKRIQNGKTLKLDKDDILIVEGIHGMNPSLLTDVKEQNTFKIFISALTQISVDEHTHISTADNRLLRRMIRDSRYRGYRAADTIKRWPSVRKGEEKNIFPYQENADVMFNSATIYELAVLKKYAEPILKLVLENQPEYMESTRLLEFLSYFKPISDEEIPPTSLLREFLGGSSFAY from the coding sequence ATGAGAGACGTTGAAATTTATTGCCGAAATACACATATGACCCATACTTATCCTATGGGTACATCATTGCTTGAAATCAGTAAAGATTTAAATATAAAACTCCAAAATCAGGTTTGTGGTGCTATTGTAAACCACCAGGTTAAGGAGTTGTCGTTTTGTGTGGTAAAACCCAAGCACATTGAGTTTATTGACTTTACACATCCCGACGGGATAAGAATGTACATCCGGAGTTTAATTTTTGTATTGTACGCCGCCGTTAAGGAAGTTTTTCCGCATGTGGCATTCAAAGTGCAAAACGGCATAAGTGGCGGCTATTTTTGCGAACTTCAGGGACTGGAACGTGAAATTTCCGACTCTGATATCTTTTCCATAAAACAGGAAATGAATGCACTTATCGAGGCCGATATTCCTTTTGTAAAAAAAGGCATTATTACATCGCACGCCGTTGATCTGCTGGTAAAACAAGGGCTGGAGGATAAAGCTCAGTTGTTCGAACAGCAGGGGCGCATGTATTCCTACCTTTATTTTCTGAACGATCTTGGCGATTATTTCTATGGCAACCTCTTGCCCTCAACCGGGTACATTTCAAATTATGGCCTGGTACCATATTTTGATGGTTTGTTGGTACAGGTTCCCAAGCGAAAACACTTCAAGAAATTGCATAAAGTTGTGTACAACGATAAACTGTTTGAGATCTTTCAGGAACAAAAAGACTGGGCCGAAATTCTGAACGTTTCCACCATTGGCAGTCTGAACGATTTTGCGCTTCAGAACCGCAGTGGCGATATCATAAAAATATCGGAAGCGCTGCACGAGAAAAAGATTGCTGAAATTGCCAACCAGATATCGGCGCGCGGAAACGGAACCAAAGTGGTGCTGGTTGCCGGGCCGTCGGCTTCGGGAAAAACCACATTTAGCAAACGATTGGGCGTGCAACTGGCAGTAAACGGTATGCGCCCGTACCAGGTATCGCTCGACGATTACTTTGTTGATCGCGAACATACGCCAAAAGATGAACATGGAGAATACGATTTTGAAGCATTGGAAGCTATCGATATTGAGTTCTTTAATCACCAGTTGATCGAACTTTTTGAAGGCAAAGAAGTGCGCTTGCCCAAGTTTGATTTTCACAGCGGCAAACGTATACAAAATGGCAAAACGCTAAAACTCGATAAAGATGATATTCTGATCGTGGAAGGAATTCACGGAATGAATCCCAGCCTTTTGACCGATGTGAAGGAACAGAACACGTTTAAGATCTTCATTTCGGCCCTAACCCAGATCTCGGTGGATGAGCATACACATATTTCCACTGCCGACAACCGCTTGCTGCGGCGTATGATTCGGGATAGCCGATACCGGGGCTATCGTGCTGCAGATACGATAAAACGCTGGCCGTCGGTGCGAAAGGGCGAGGAGAAAAATATATTCCCTTACCAGGAAAATGCGGATGTAATGTTTAACTCGGCAACCATTTATGAGCTGGCGGTTTTGAAAAAATATGCCGAGCCGATATTAAAGTTAGTGCTCGAAAACCAGCCGGAGTACATGGAGTCGACGCGTTTACTGGAATTCCTGTCGTACTTTAAACCAATTAGCGACGAGGAAATCCCACCAACGTCGTTATTGCGCGAGTTTCTGGGAGGTAGTAGTTTTGCTTATTAA
- a CDS encoding MFS transporter, which produces MFEKLYKYLNKGGKQGVCTDITEDACKYVPRNFFLQIFSNVFTQLGDTLSNPKTVLTWLMSYVSAPVYLISLIVPLRESGSMVPQVFFAPFIRKRSIRKWVWVIGALLQFLAIASIGIIALYFKGVPAGWLVVAAVVLFSLSRSMSSLTSKDIIGKTIPKTRRGRMKGYSVSVSGVLVLVAGLFMLYQSEKDATIHFYTNIIFFASATWLVAAFIYAQIKEFPSQTEDKSSGNDSILSSFGLLKTDKHFRDFIIARTLLLCTALSAPFYVILAQEYVGKEAYLLGLFIIAKGVASIVSSPVWGKYADKSSKNIMAVAVLIASALGIFIFFTISYFDALRSAKWLYPVVLFILGIAHQGVRLGRKTYVIDMATENERTSYVSVSNTVIGIILLLVGGLSALVSLLSVEGVILLLSILGLAGAYKSYKLPNVEQL; this is translated from the coding sequence ATGTTTGAGAAACTTTATAAGTACCTGAATAAAGGAGGCAAACAAGGTGTTTGCACCGACATTACCGAAGACGCCTGTAAGTATGTTCCGCGCAATTTCTTTTTACAAATTTTCAGTAATGTATTCACACAGCTTGGCGACACGCTGAGCAACCCAAAAACCGTTTTAACGTGGTTAATGAGCTATGTAAGCGCGCCGGTTTACCTCATTAGTTTAATTGTACCGTTGCGCGAGTCGGGGTCGATGGTGCCACAGGTGTTTTTTGCACCCTTTATTCGTAAACGCTCCATCCGGAAATGGGTGTGGGTAATTGGCGCCTTGCTGCAGTTTCTGGCCATCGCATCCATAGGAATTATTGCACTGTATTTTAAAGGCGTTCCTGCCGGATGGCTGGTTGTTGCCGCTGTTGTACTGTTTAGCTTATCGCGAAGTATGAGCTCGCTAACCTCGAAAGACATTATCGGGAAAACCATCCCCAAAACCCGTCGCGGACGTATGAAAGGTTATTCCGTTTCGGTATCGGGCGTTTTGGTACTGGTGGCAGGTTTGTTTATGTTGTATCAGTCGGAAAAAGATGCTACCATACACTTTTACACCAATATCATCTTTTTCGCGTCGGCAACCTGGCTGGTGGCAGCATTTATTTATGCGCAAATTAAAGAATTCCCAAGCCAAACTGAGGATAAATCCTCTGGCAACGACAGCATTTTATCGAGTTTTGGCCTGCTAAAAACAGATAAACATTTCCGCGATTTTATCATCGCCCGCACCCTGCTTTTGTGTACAGCTTTGTCGGCCCCGTTCTATGTTATCCTGGCGCAAGAGTATGTGGGAAAAGAAGCCTATCTGCTCGGATTGTTTATTATTGCCAAAGGTGTTGCATCAATTGTAAGCTCGCCGGTTTGGGGGAAATATGCCGATAAGTCGAGCAAGAATATTATGGCAGTGGCGGTGCTGATCGCTTCCGCTCTTGGCATCTTTATCTTTTTCACCATTTCGTATTTCGATGCCTTGCGAAGTGCAAAATGGCTCTACCCTGTTGTGCTGTTCATTTTAGGCATTGCCCATCAGGGTGTTCGCTTGGGGCGCAAAACCTATGTGATCGATATGGCCACCGAAAACGAGCGCACCAGTTACGTGTCGGTTAGTAATACGGTTATCGGCATCATTCTATTACTAGTGGGCGGATTAAGTGCTTTGGTTTCGCTGTTGTCGGTTGAAGGCGTGATTTTGCTACTGTCGATTCTTGGGTTGGCAGGTGCTTATAAAAGCTACAAACTGCCCAATGTGGAGCAACTATAA
- a CDS encoding glycoside hydrolase family 3 C-terminal domain-containing protein, with product MNHKITFVMLLAILLGACTQKSPQTKTFTSSLLQYDEQIDGIISQMTLDEKVNMLHGKYMFVSAGVERLGIADMVYADGPFGIREEMEPKSWAPLGWENDKATFFPTGSALAATWSPELAYAYGTGMAKEARLRGKDVILGPAINIQRIPTGGRTYEYMSEDPFLSSQLAVQYTQGAQDNGAAACLKHYALNNQENNRGTVNVIVGERAMREIYLPPFKAAVQEADAYSVMAAYNKVNGWWCAENDVLLNQILRDEWGFRGFVVSDWNGTHSTVESVKHGLNVEMPDSRYLGEALLDSVKAGAVSEEVIDQRVREILRVRLAIEPIPAEEANQVVTSQPESQKIAYEVACKSVVLLKNEGILPLDLSKKPLIAVIGENAVREMGSGGIGAGVKTLYEVTPLEGLKNKIGDKAEIQYAQGYVPVELDYARIFGAKSQEDIDREDKEKAVLNKKLNEEAVALAAKADIVLFIGGDNRAVETEANDRENIFLPSGQDDLIKQLSVVNENIVTVLVSGAPNDLNTVKPLSKALLQSWFNGTEGGNALADILVGNISPSGRLPFTLPIKLEDSPAYALGNYPQGAKKGDIFVDLVDEKESEAHAADGKLENDPNTAYYSEESLVGYRWFDTKNKPVMYPFGYGLSYTEFAYADLNTTQESYGADETISLSFNLSNTGDMAAEEVVQVYVHRINPSVEWPFKELKAFTRVALEPGTNQTVTLEIPVEDLQYWNEENHAWDNDLCDIELLVGASSGDIRLKKQISLK from the coding sequence ATGAATCACAAAATCACATTTGTTATGCTTCTTGCAATATTGCTTGGAGCATGTACACAAAAATCTCCACAAACGAAAACTTTTACCTCATCGTTACTGCAGTACGATGAACAAATTGACGGTATCATTTCGCAAATGACACTGGATGAAAAAGTAAATATGCTGCACGGAAAATACATGTTTGTATCGGCCGGAGTTGAGCGTCTGGGTATTGCCGACATGGTTTATGCCGACGGGCCATTTGGTATTCGTGAGGAAATGGAACCCAAAAGCTGGGCACCGCTTGGCTGGGAAAACGACAAAGCCACTTTCTTCCCTACCGGCTCGGCACTGGCAGCCACCTGGAGTCCGGAGCTGGCGTATGCCTACGGAACCGGAATGGCAAAAGAAGCCCGTTTACGCGGAAAAGACGTAATCCTTGGGCCAGCCATCAATATCCAGCGAATTCCTACCGGTGGACGTACATACGAGTATATGAGCGAAGATCCGTTCCTGAGCTCGCAACTGGCGGTACAATATACCCAAGGTGCACAAGACAATGGTGCTGCGGCCTGTTTAAAACACTATGCACTAAACAATCAGGAAAACAACCGTGGAACCGTTAACGTAATTGTTGGCGAGCGTGCTATGCGCGAGATTTACCTTCCACCATTTAAAGCAGCTGTTCAGGAAGCAGATGCTTACAGTGTAATGGCGGCTTACAATAAAGTAAATGGCTGGTGGTGTGCAGAGAATGATGTGCTGTTGAACCAGATCCTTCGTGACGAATGGGGATTTCGTGGTTTTGTGGTGTCGGATTGGAATGGAACACACTCTACCGTGGAATCGGTAAAACACGGATTGAACGTAGAAATGCCAGACAGCAGATATTTGGGAGAGGCCTTGCTCGATTCGGTAAAAGCCGGTGCAGTTTCGGAAGAAGTGATCGACCAGCGTGTACGCGAAATTTTGCGTGTGCGTTTGGCTATCGAGCCCATTCCTGCCGAAGAAGCCAACCAGGTAGTTACCTCGCAGCCCGAAAGCCAGAAAATTGCTTATGAAGTGGCTTGTAAATCGGTAGTGCTGCTGAAAAACGAAGGCATCCTTCCGCTCGATTTAAGTAAAAAACCATTAATCGCGGTAATTGGCGAAAACGCTGTTCGCGAAATGGGAAGCGGAGGTATTGGTGCAGGCGTAAAAACGCTGTATGAAGTTACTCCGCTTGAAGGACTAAAAAACAAAATTGGCGACAAAGCCGAAATTCAATATGCACAGGGTTATGTTCCGGTTGAGCTGGATTACGCACGTATTTTCGGAGCCAAATCACAGGAAGATATCGACCGCGAGGATAAAGAGAAAGCAGTTCTGAACAAAAAACTAAATGAAGAAGCAGTTGCACTGGCCGCCAAAGCCGATATTGTGCTGTTTATTGGTGGCGACAACCGTGCTGTGGAAACCGAAGCCAACGACCGCGAAAACATCTTCCTGCCATCGGGTCAGGATGATTTAATAAAACAATTAAGTGTTGTAAACGAGAATATTGTTACAGTACTGGTTAGCGGCGCGCCCAACGATTTGAACACCGTAAAACCGCTGTCGAAAGCCTTGTTGCAATCGTGGTTTAACGGTACCGAAGGCGGAAATGCACTGGCCGACATCCTGGTTGGAAATATTTCGCCAAGCGGACGTTTGCCGTTTACACTGCCCATAAAGCTGGAAGATTCGCCGGCCTATGCACTGGGTAATTATCCGCAGGGAGCTAAAAAAGGTGATATTTTTGTTGACCTTGTTGACGAGAAAGAATCGGAAGCACATGCTGCCGACGGGAAGCTGGAAAACGATCCGAACACGGCCTACTATTCGGAAGAATCGCTGGTGGGTTACCGCTGGTTCGATACCAAAAACAAACCGGTAATGTATCCGTTTGGTTATGGTTTATCGTACACCGAATTTGCTTATGCCGATTTGAATACCACGCAGGAAAGTTATGGAGCTGACGAAACCATTTCGCTGTCGTTTAACCTGAGTAACACAGGCGATATGGCTGCCGAAGAAGTGGTTCAGGTGTATGTACACCGTATTAATCCTTCGGTTGAATGGCCGTTTAAAGAGTTAAAAGCATTTACACGTGTGGCACTTGAGCCGGGTACAAATCAAACCGTAACACTGGAAATTCCGGTTGAAGACCTGCAATACTGGAACGAAGAGAACCACGCCTGGGACAACGACCTTTGCGATATTGAATTGCTGGTTGGTGCCTCATCAGGTGATATCCGCTTAAAGAAACAGATTTCGCTGAAATAA